TGTCGGACGAGGAGCTGACCGGCAACGCTCTCAAAATCTACCTGCAGATCCTCGCTAGCAGGAAGCCTGTCGGCGTCAGGGAGCTGGCTAGGGCGCTAGACCTCCCCGTAAGCACGGTGCACTACCACCTTAAGAAGCTGGAAGAAGAGGACCTGGTTCGGAGGAGCAGCGACGGCTACGTCGTTTCCCGCACCGTCGTCCCTCCCGGCTACGTGCTCCTCGCCGGCAGGCCGTTCAAGAGGCTCGCCGTCTACGGCGCCTTCTTCACCGGCTTCTCCCTGGGTGAAGTTTACCTCTGTCTCGCCACAGGAGTAACCCTGGAGCGGGCAGCGCTCGCAGCGGTCACGGCCCTGGCGGCAGCTCTCTTTCTCATCGAGTCGCGGGCCGCGCGGTGACGCAGAGCGCTTTTTAGCTAGCACTCGCTAGTGCCGGGGTGCCAGTGCAGGAGATGTGGGAGCGCTTTCAGCTTCGCGGCGGCGAGGCTCCGGCTAGCGGGCGGGGCTGCGGCGCGGAGCCCTCGAGGGGCTTCTTCACGAGCGCTTTCTGCCGCAGCTGCGGCTTGTGCTGCAGAGCTACCGAGATGATCCTCCTGAGGAAGGATGTGGAGCGCCTCGAGCGGCTGGGCTACCGCAGAGGGGACTTCGCGGTCGAGAGCGGGGGGTTCGCGCGCCTGAGGAACGTGGACGGCTACTGCTACTTCTACGACAAGGCTACCGGGCTCTGCAGGGTGTACGAGCATAGGCCCCTGGGCTGCAGGCTTTACCCGCTCGTGTTCGACGAGGCGAGGGGTGTGCTCCTCGATCCGGAGTGCCCGCTCAGCAGCTTCTTCGCCGAGGACTGTTCCTGTCTCCGCGCCGCGCTGCCCGTGCTGCGCAGCGTGCTTGA
This region of Thermofilum sp. genomic DNA includes:
- a CDS encoding winged helix-turn-helix domain-containing protein codes for the protein MSDEELTGNALKIYLQILASRKPVGVRELARALDLPVSTVHYHLKKLEEEDLVRRSSDGYVVSRTVVPPGYVLLAGRPFKRLAVYGAFFTGFSLGEVYLCLATGVTLERAALAAVTALAAALFLIESRAAR
- a CDS encoding YkgJ family cysteine cluster protein; the encoded protein is MPVQEMWERFQLRGGEAPASGRGCGAEPSRGFFTSAFCRSCGLCCRATEMILLRKDVERLERLGYRRGDFAVESGGFARLRNVDGYCYFYDKATGLCRVYEHRPLGCRLYPLVFDEARGVLLDPECPLSSFFAEDCSCLRAALPVLRSVLEALGEEYGVRYDERVFEQSSKKLLSSCRP